The following are encoded in a window of Chloroflexota bacterium genomic DNA:
- a CDS encoding dihydroorotate dehydrogenase: MWKALAGIAPALTVNLAPSHRDGLVLRSPVLTASGTFGFGDEYRDLVDLSRIGAIVTKTVTPEAREGNPTPRTVETPAGMLNSIGLPNPGVAGVLREKAPIWPELPCPVVVSVSAHDSTSWTALAGAFDGLPNVCAIEANLSCPNVAGGLDFSATPEAAAATVAAVLAGTELPVIAKLSPNAGDIRPIARAVEDAGAHAISLINTIVGLVVDVERRRAFLGAGSGGVSGPAIRPVALRFVYEARQVVDVPIVGIGGIASTDDALQFLLAGAAAVQVGTATFREPRTAETITDGLAAYARDHGLDSLQEIVGTVQPAPAASATEVDLKDVAVGEHVVAPDALETAGGA; encoded by the coding sequence GTGTGGAAGGCCCTGGCTGGGATCGCGCCCGCGCTGACGGTGAATCTCGCGCCGTCCCATCGCGACGGTCTGGTGTTGCGCTCCCCGGTGCTGACGGCCTCGGGCACCTTTGGGTTCGGGGACGAGTACCGCGACCTGGTCGACCTGAGCCGGATCGGTGCCATTGTCACCAAGACGGTCACGCCGGAGGCCCGTGAGGGCAACCCGACGCCGCGCACGGTCGAGACGCCCGCCGGCATGCTCAACTCCATCGGATTGCCGAATCCGGGAGTCGCGGGCGTGCTGCGCGAGAAGGCGCCGATCTGGCCCGAGCTGCCGTGTCCGGTCGTCGTGAGCGTGTCGGCGCACGACTCGACAAGCTGGACCGCTCTAGCGGGAGCGTTCGACGGCCTGCCGAACGTCTGCGCCATCGAGGCGAACCTGTCGTGCCCCAACGTGGCTGGCGGGCTGGACTTCTCGGCGACGCCCGAGGCCGCGGCGGCGACGGTGGCGGCGGTGCTCGCCGGCACGGAGTTGCCGGTGATCGCGAAGCTGTCGCCCAATGCCGGCGACATCCGGCCTATCGCGCGGGCGGTTGAGGATGCGGGGGCGCACGCCATTTCGCTCATCAACACGATCGTGGGACTGGTGGTCGACGTGGAGCGACGGCGGGCGTTCCTGGGCGCCGGCAGCGGCGGCGTCTCGGGACCGGCGATTCGTCCGGTGGCGTTGCGCTTCGTCTATGAGGCGCGGCAGGTGGTGGACGTGCCGATCGTGGGCATCGGCGGGATCGCCTCGACCGATGACGCGCTGCAATTCCTGCTGGCCGGGGCGGCGGCGGTGCAGGTGGGCACGGCGACGTTTCGCGAGCCGCGCACGGCGGAGACCATCACCGACGGCCTGGCGGCATACGCCCGCGATCACGGCCTGGACTCGCTGCAGGAAATCGTGGGAACCGTGCAGCCGGCGCCCGCGGCGTCAGCGACTGAAGTGGATCTGAAGGACGTCGCGGTCGGCGAGCACGTGGTCGCGCCCGACGCGCTGGAGACGGCCGGCGGCGCGTAG
- a CDS encoding DUF933 domain-containing protein: MQPTVALIGRPDSGIDQVFDAAVGSQVVDSRDRMPRRIGALGLHDRRLERLAEVMGSQSVVQAQFTLWHFPGHGLGLGADVNPAWLGELRTADVLGFVVRPESGADVESALRTSTDDLAAELALWDLEVLDGAAARAHERATKGPRLERREAQHSFELLNRTREQLAATAVLDLEALTPDDQRALRGFGLFAAKTRAVIANVPDPDAPAAARATANLPAVAVVAGETEAEIWSLEPDDAEDFRADLGLPGTAADRVGAAVTQAAGLHVFYTANRAAATTWLLPVGGTALEAAATIHSDFAQRFIGADVAPCDEVVASGGLAPLRAAGRLQRVGRDHVLADRDVLQIHFSR; this comes from the coding sequence GTGCAGCCCACCGTGGCGCTCATCGGCCGCCCGGATAGCGGCATCGACCAGGTGTTCGACGCCGCCGTCGGCTCGCAGGTCGTCGATTCACGCGACCGCATGCCGCGCCGCATCGGCGCCTTGGGGCTGCACGACCGCCGATTGGAGCGCCTGGCCGAGGTCATGGGTTCGCAATCGGTGGTTCAGGCTCAGTTCACCCTGTGGCACTTTCCGGGACACGGGCTGGGACTCGGCGCTGATGTCAACCCCGCCTGGCTGGGAGAGCTGCGCACCGCCGACGTCCTCGGGTTCGTCGTTCGACCTGAATCGGGGGCCGACGTGGAGTCAGCCCTGCGCACCAGTACAGACGACCTGGCGGCCGAGCTTGCGCTGTGGGATCTCGAGGTCCTCGACGGAGCAGCCGCGCGCGCCCACGAACGGGCCACCAAAGGCCCGCGCCTCGAACGGCGCGAGGCGCAGCATTCCTTCGAGCTACTGAACCGCACGCGCGAGCAGCTTGCCGCCACGGCAGTGCTTGATCTTGAGGCCCTAACGCCCGACGACCAGCGCGCGCTGCGCGGCTTTGGGCTGTTCGCCGCCAAGACCCGCGCGGTGATTGCCAACGTTCCCGACCCCGACGCGCCCGCCGCGGCCCGCGCGACCGCCAATCTACCCGCCGTCGCCGTCGTCGCCGGTGAGACCGAGGCCGAGATCTGGTCCCTGGAGCCCGATGACGCCGAGGATTTCCGGGCCGATCTTGGCCTCCCCGGCACCGCCGCCGACCGAGTCGGAGCCGCCGTCACGCAGGCGGCCGGGCTGCACGTCTTCTATACCGCCAACCGCGCCGCCGCCACGACCTGGCTCTTGCCCGTCGGCGGCACGGCGCTCGAGGCCGCGGCCACGATTCACAGCGACTTTGCCCAGCGCTTCATCGGCGCGGACGTCGCGCCGTGCGATGAGGTCGTCGCTTCCGGCGGACTTGCGCCGCTACGCGCCGCCGGCCGTCTCCAGCGCGTCGGGCGCGACCACGTGCTCGCCGACCGCGACGTCCTTCAGATCCACTTCAGTCGCTGA
- the rpsT gene encoding 30S ribosomal protein S20, producing the protein MPSPKELKRQHARAKNVRREQFKRARNASVRSTVRRLVRRARTAIDEGDAAAGEAVRAAQAALDSAARRGIIPRNAAARRLGRLVKRQRATEEAA; encoded by the coding sequence ATGCCCTCACCCAAAGAACTGAAACGTCAGCACGCGCGCGCGAAGAACGTGCGGCGCGAGCAATTCAAGCGCGCGCGCAACGCCAGCGTGCGCTCGACGGTGCGGCGACTGGTCCGGCGCGCGCGAACGGCCATCGACGAGGGCGACGCGGCGGCCGGGGAGGCCGTGCGGGCCGCGCAGGCGGCGCTGGACAGCGCGGCGCGGCGCGGGATCATTCCGCGGAACGCGGCGGCGCGTCGGCTCGGACGGCTGGTGAAGCGCCAGCGCGCGACGGAGGAAGCCGCCTAG
- the holA gene encoding DNA polymerase III subunit delta, whose amino-acid sequence MLFVFLGAREPRIHDEARIALGLSDADDDLSLTRLDGAETSLVDVAQACGAIDMFGGRRKVLVTNAQALVTSDKKVLPWLAEFAGAGSAAPCDLAALAYVDLGDRRSRSRVNAFSKLEDAGAQVRQVRPLDERRAAQFARRLAQRQGVRLDDAAAERLVEIVTPDAGLLAREVDKLAAYAGFTGTLTVDDVDAASATIGEHRRWDYINAVSAQHPRRALGVLHDLLGLRAPKQMILADIGTAMRRLATAKAVDDAGGDTKEVARRAGVPPFRARELHAQARRTSPRLLERMYGEVVRTDRALKSTGSEEDALLEILTARLATPPGRR is encoded by the coding sequence ATGCTCTTCGTCTTCCTCGGTGCGCGCGAGCCCCGCATCCACGACGAGGCGCGCATCGCGCTCGGCCTCAGCGACGCCGACGACGACCTCTCGCTCACCCGCCTCGACGGCGCCGAAACGTCGCTCGTGGATGTGGCCCAGGCCTGCGGCGCCATCGACATGTTCGGCGGCCGCCGCAAGGTGCTCGTGACCAACGCCCAGGCGCTGGTCACGAGCGACAAGAAGGTCCTGCCCTGGCTGGCCGAGTTTGCCGGCGCCGGCTCCGCCGCGCCGTGCGATCTTGCGGCGCTGGCCTACGTGGACCTGGGCGACCGCCGCAGCCGCTCGCGTGTCAATGCGTTCTCCAAGCTGGAAGACGCCGGCGCGCAGGTGCGGCAGGTGCGGCCGCTGGACGAGCGCCGGGCGGCGCAGTTCGCGCGGCGGCTGGCCCAGCGCCAGGGCGTGCGTCTCGATGACGCGGCCGCCGAGCGTCTGGTCGAGATCGTCACGCCCGACGCCGGGCTGCTGGCCCGCGAGGTCGACAAGCTGGCCGCCTACGCCGGCTTCACCGGCACGCTCACCGTGGACGACGTCGACGCGGCCTCGGCCACCATCGGCGAGCACCGGCGCTGGGACTACATCAACGCCGTCTCGGCGCAGCACCCGCGCCGGGCGCTGGGCGTGCTCCACGACCTGCTGGGACTGCGAGCGCCCAAGCAAATGATCCTGGCCGATATCGGCACGGCCATGCGGCGCCTGGCCACGGCCAAGGCCGTGGACGACGCGGGGGGCGACACCAAGGAAGTGGCGCGCCGCGCGGGCGTGCCGCCGTTTCGGGCGCGCGAGTTGCACGCGCAGGCTCGGCGCACCTCGCCTCGGCTATTGGAGCGCATGTACGGCGAGGTGGTGCGCACGGATCGCGCGCTCAAATCGACCGGCAGCGAGGAAGACGCGCTGCTCGAAATCCTGACGGCCCGGTTGGCGACCCCGCCGGGTCGGCGCTAG
- a CDS encoding aminotransferase class III-fold pyridoxal phosphate-dependent enzyme has translation MLARLQQFVAVVSEGAVVATQATGGRIDQVFVDGNPGSQELYARARRVIAGGVTHDVRVHSPFPVMVDRAEGSRKWDVDGNEYIDYTMGHGALILGHAHPIPTQAAIAQLSRGTHYGASHEIETAWAEQICELMPSVERVRFTGSGTEATLMAMRLARAHTGRERIVKFHYHFHGWHDFAHVAQSDPLEVPMSAGIPQAVQDTVTGIPTDLDRVREELAKGDVAGLIVEPTGAGWGAVPLDPAFVKALPGLCREHGTVFILDEVVTGFRLSPGGYQALHDVTPDLTTMAKVLAGGLPGGCVGGRADILQRLELRGDPRWDRGQRMAHPGTFNGNPLSAATGVAVLRHIADGAVHAQIDAQTERLRRGIQDVFDRHDLGAIAYGESSYFHVAMNGTPSRSGMSGDDGAALRRALHSHGVHIMTSGGLLSTAHTDDDIDRTIEAFDASVRDLEADGLVGS, from the coding sequence ATGCTGGCACGCCTACAGCAGTTTGTGGCGGTGGTTAGCGAGGGGGCAGTCGTGGCGACGCAGGCGACGGGCGGCCGCATCGATCAGGTATTCGTGGACGGGAATCCGGGATCGCAGGAGCTTTACGCCCGTGCTCGCCGGGTGATCGCCGGCGGTGTGACCCACGACGTGCGCGTGCACTCGCCATTCCCGGTGATGGTCGACCGCGCCGAGGGCTCCCGGAAGTGGGACGTCGACGGCAACGAGTACATCGACTACACCATGGGGCACGGCGCGCTGATTCTGGGCCACGCGCATCCCATCCCCACCCAGGCCGCCATTGCGCAGCTGAGCCGCGGCACCCACTACGGCGCCAGCCACGAGATCGAGACTGCGTGGGCCGAGCAAATCTGCGAACTGATGCCGAGCGTGGAGCGTGTGCGCTTCACCGGCTCGGGCACCGAGGCCACGCTGATGGCCATGCGGCTGGCGCGGGCGCACACCGGGCGCGAGCGCATCGTGAAGTTCCACTACCACTTTCACGGCTGGCACGACTTCGCGCACGTGGCGCAGTCCGACCCCCTGGAGGTGCCGATGTCGGCTGGCATTCCCCAAGCCGTGCAGGACACGGTGACGGGCATTCCAACCGACCTGGACCGCGTGCGGGAAGAGCTGGCCAAGGGCGACGTGGCCGGGTTGATCGTCGAGCCCACGGGCGCGGGCTGGGGCGCGGTGCCCCTCGACCCGGCGTTCGTCAAGGCCCTGCCGGGTCTGTGCCGCGAGCACGGCACGGTGTTCATCCTGGACGAGGTGGTCACTGGGTTCCGGCTGTCGCCGGGCGGATATCAGGCGCTGCACGACGTGACGCCGGACCTGACGACGATGGCGAAGGTCCTGGCCGGCGGGCTGCCGGGCGGTTGTGTGGGCGGTCGCGCGGACATCCTGCAGCGGCTGGAGCTGCGCGGCGATCCGCGCTGGGACCGCGGTCAGCGCATGGCGCATCCGGGCACGTTCAACGGCAACCCGCTTTCGGCGGCCACGGGCGTCGCGGTGCTGCGGCACATCGCCGACGGCGCCGTGCACGCGCAGATCGACGCCCAAACCGAGCGGCTGCGGCGGGGAATTCAGGACGTGTTCGACCGGCACGACCTGGGGGCCATTGCCTACGGCGAGTCGTCCTACTTTCACGTGGCCATGAACGGGACGCCCTCGCGCAGCGGCATGTCCGGCGACGACGGCGCCGCGCTGCGCCGCGCGCTGCACAGCCACGGGGTGCACATCATGACCAGTGGCGGCCTGCTGTCGACGGCGCACACCGACGACGACATCGACCGGACGATCGAGGCCTTCGACGCCAGCGTGCGGGACCTGGAGGCGGACGGGCTGGTCGGAAGCTAG
- a CDS encoding phytanoyl-CoA dioxygenase family protein — MDTSHIQPTLTDSEVLDFCKNGYLLLDGVVPDEVNRRAVEFLDNDTYFEPTAILAEDWFMEGVILNPAAAGAIRTLLGAEFTTPVLMSNHRVHMPREAQHWHRDGQSRYGPSLHYLQVFYYPEACTPEMGPTEVIPGSHYLFQHASFMGHYGGMRHSVKTAASAGSIFLTVYSIWHRRSASTAQGVRNLLKYNYWRTAPPVRDWIIEPEFDFRMADYTFPITTPRQQFQECLDAAEMFFWLCGKADEYRTMGGQGWPLPGNRSAPSAGFPGDPTAVTY, encoded by the coding sequence ATGGACACCTCGCACATCCAGCCGACGTTGACCGATTCCGAAGTCCTCGACTTCTGCAAGAACGGCTACCTCCTGCTCGACGGCGTGGTGCCGGACGAGGTCAATCGCCGCGCGGTGGAGTTCCTCGACAACGACACCTACTTCGAGCCGACCGCCATCCTGGCCGAGGACTGGTTCATGGAAGGCGTGATCCTCAACCCGGCCGCCGCCGGCGCCATTCGCACGCTGCTGGGAGCGGAGTTCACCACGCCCGTGCTCATGAGCAATCACCGCGTCCACATGCCCCGCGAGGCGCAGCACTGGCATCGCGACGGCCAGTCGCGCTACGGCCCCTCGCTGCACTACCTCCAGGTCTTCTACTACCCGGAGGCCTGCACGCCCGAAATGGGCCCGACCGAGGTGATCCCGGGCTCGCACTACCTGTTCCAGCACGCCAGCTTCATGGGGCACTACGGCGGTATGCGCCACAGCGTCAAGACCGCCGCCTCCGCCGGCTCGATCTTTCTCACCGTCTACTCGATCTGGCACCGCCGATCCGCGTCCACCGCGCAGGGTGTCCGCAATCTCCTCAAATACAACTACTGGCGCACCGCGCCGCCCGTCCGCGACTGGATCATCGAGCCCGAATTCGACTTTCGGATGGCCGACTACACCTTCCCGATCACCACTCCTCGGCAGCAGTTCCAGGAATGCCTGGACGCGGCGGAAATGTTCTTCTGGCTCTGCGGCAAAGCGGACGAATACCGCACCATGGGCGGCCAGGGCTGGCCCCTGCCCGGCAACCGCAGCGCCCCGTCGGCAGGCTTCCCCGGCGACCCCACCGCCGTCACCTATTGA
- a CDS encoding PQQ-dependent sugar dehydrogenase — MPCTWLKRAVQTLVGVVLLAATALVALPNARAVEVPAHLRVESVVAEANFPVALAWTPDGRLLYTEKSGALRVVEDGQLRDEPFAVFEVDAFFERGLLGLAVDPDFAANGYIYVYYTRADTAGHRIVRLREVDGRGVEPTILLDEPNPTGAAFHNGGNLHFGPDGYLYVTLGENHDSGLSQRLDTPLGKILRIDKADGRAPPDNPFYDDGDPASANDDRIWALGLRNSFDFTFHPDTGEMFATENGPHCDDELNRIERGGNLGWRPEYVCDDPHLGFTAPLWRFSDTIAPTGIAFHRGSLFMCAWNTGELMRFEAADPTYRELTAVESWNGVPCQVDVAPGPDGALYVTDAGSISRVVAAADFAVDGGRFYSQAGSGRGGFAIVDDADAAFWTAYQDFGGVEALGYPASHRFELNGFLYQATQASLLQRHPVTGEVRLANVFDMLSAAGFDAWLDAFRQIPLSREWEGDRGLAWPAIVARHLAILEPYPPLLARFRAVPDWINRYGLPMGVHELDSVVVVRGQRAAFQLWKVDVPWAAPGTVTIVLAGDLAKEVGLVPAEAQVPEPVPFGG; from the coding sequence ATGCCGTGCACCTGGCTCAAGCGCGCCGTCCAGACGCTCGTCGGCGTCGTGCTGCTGGCCGCGACGGCGCTCGTCGCCCTGCCGAACGCGCGCGCGGTCGAGGTGCCCGCGCACCTTCGCGTCGAGTCCGTGGTGGCCGAGGCTAACTTTCCGGTCGCGCTGGCCTGGACCCCCGACGGACGCCTCCTCTACACCGAAAAGTCCGGGGCCCTGCGCGTGGTGGAAGACGGGCAACTGCGCGACGAGCCGTTCGCCGTCTTCGAAGTCGACGCCTTTTTCGAGCGCGGTCTACTCGGCCTCGCCGTCGATCCGGATTTCGCCGCCAACGGCTACATCTACGTCTACTACACGCGCGCCGACACTGCCGGGCATCGCATCGTGCGCCTGCGCGAGGTCGACGGACGCGGCGTCGAACCCACCATCCTGCTGGACGAGCCCAACCCCACCGGCGCCGCGTTCCACAACGGCGGCAACCTGCATTTCGGCCCGGACGGCTACCTCTACGTCACGCTCGGCGAGAACCACGACTCCGGCCTGTCGCAGCGGCTCGACACCCCGCTGGGCAAGATCCTGCGCATCGACAAGGCCGATGGGCGGGCACCCCCGGACAACCCCTTCTATGACGACGGCGACCCGGCGTCGGCCAATGACGACCGAATCTGGGCGCTGGGACTGCGCAACAGCTTCGACTTCACCTTCCATCCGGACACCGGCGAGATGTTCGCCACGGAAAACGGTCCCCACTGCGACGACGAGCTCAACCGCATCGAGCGCGGCGGCAACCTTGGCTGGCGGCCCGAGTACGTTTGCGACGATCCCCACCTCGGGTTCACGGCCCCGCTCTGGCGCTTTAGCGACACCATCGCGCCCACGGGCATTGCCTTCCATCGCGGCAGCCTGTTCATGTGCGCCTGGAACACCGGCGAGCTCATGCGCTTCGAGGCCGCCGACCCCACCTATCGCGAACTGACCGCGGTCGAATCCTGGAACGGCGTCCCCTGTCAGGTCGACGTCGCGCCCGGTCCCGACGGCGCGCTCTACGTGACCGACGCCGGCTCGATCAGCCGTGTCGTCGCCGCCGCCGACTTCGCCGTGGACGGCGGACGCTTCTACAGCCAGGCCGGCAGCGGGCGGGGCGGGTTCGCCATCGTCGACGACGCCGACGCCGCGTTTTGGACCGCGTACCAAGACTTCGGCGGCGTCGAGGCGCTGGGCTATCCCGCCTCCCACCGGTTCGAGCTCAACGGGTTCCTCTACCAGGCCACGCAGGCCAGCCTTTTGCAGCGCCATCCAGTGACGGGCGAGGTGCGGCTGGCCAACGTGTTCGACATGCTCAGCGCCGCGGGATTCGACGCCTGGCTCGACGCCTTCCGGCAGATTCCGCTCAGCCGCGAGTGGGAGGGGGACCGGGGGCTCGCCTGGCCCGCCATCGTGGCGCGGCATTTGGCGATCCTCGAGCCCTACCCACCGCTCCTGGCGCGCTTCCGCGCCGTGCCGGACTGGATCAATCGCTACGGCCTGCCGATGGGCGTGCACGAGCTGGACTCGGTCGTCGTCGTGCGCGGTCAGCGCGCCGCGTTCCAGCTTTGGAAAGTGGACGTGCCGTGGGCTGCCCCGGGTACCGTCACCATCGTGCTGGCCGGCGACCTAGCCAAGGAAGTCGGTCTGGTGCCCGCCGAAGCGCAAGTTCCGGAACCGGTACCGTTTGGGGGATAA
- a CDS encoding DUF2723 domain-containing protein, which produces MPVFRRVLRSPLTVPSVLLGGVLTVFYGLSAATRVAGGDWGQFQTFGYLGGIPHPPGYPLLTGSIHLANHAALPVRRLAHRLTGVEDFADPAHVANVVNAGYAVAAGVALFVVTAVLARSRLAGLLATVVFTTGFSIWAHAAQAGAMSLQTLIVVVLVGALVAYDDRPSVVRLAAVGFATGLSLTNHGVSLFMLPATAAFVASRRFPGVARPRTLATVAGAIGVGLLPWIYVIRGLFVPVATRYPDNVARLGVDEIVHMVVGRPFERVSDVRTINTPIDDGGFAFLQQWTVLADHALREFGWGWLALAVLGWVVLARQRARLAVWVAWTGLVTIWFALASMPMFDGVRYFAVIYALLAICLAVAVGWLLRWVEPTVKRFAPAFARSAVLAAGLLVVLAAGLRVQQQFAGEARSHIVELREEAEKQSDVGLGLMRRMAPGSVYMTDWTSSWYTRYAAIREDDRGIRIQTADYWRMGFDDAAEILASGRRLYLQRTSPEYEAAYTVEPRWGVIYEVLPAKS; this is translated from the coding sequence GTGCCCGTGTTTCGCCGCGTGCTGCGATCGCCGCTGACCGTTCCGTCGGTGCTCCTGGGCGGCGTGCTGACGGTGTTCTACGGCCTCAGCGCCGCGACCCGGGTCGCCGGGGGTGACTGGGGCCAGTTTCAGACGTTCGGCTACCTGGGCGGGATTCCGCATCCGCCGGGCTATCCGTTGCTGACCGGCAGCATTCACCTCGCGAACCACGCCGCCCTTCCCGTGAGACGCCTCGCCCACCGTCTGACCGGCGTCGAGGACTTTGCCGATCCCGCCCACGTGGCGAATGTCGTCAACGCCGGCTACGCCGTCGCCGCGGGTGTGGCGCTGTTTGTGGTGACGGCCGTGCTCGCGCGCTCGCGGCTGGCCGGTTTGCTGGCCACGGTTGTCTTCACCACCGGGTTCAGCATTTGGGCCCATGCCGCGCAGGCGGGGGCCATGAGCCTGCAAACGCTGATCGTCGTCGTGCTGGTTGGCGCGCTCGTCGCCTACGACGACCGGCCGTCGGTCGTGCGGCTGGCCGCGGTGGGGTTCGCGACGGGGCTCTCGCTGACGAACCATGGCGTCAGCCTCTTCATGCTGCCGGCCACGGCCGCGTTCGTCGCGAGCCGGCGCTTTCCGGGGGTCGCCCGCCCGCGGACGCTGGCGACGGTAGCGGGAGCCATCGGGGTTGGGTTGCTTCCCTGGATCTACGTGATTCGGGGGCTCTTCGTGCCCGTTGCTACGAGATACCCCGACAACGTTGCCCGGCTCGGCGTCGACGAGATCGTGCACATGGTCGTTGGCCGACCGTTCGAGCGTGTAAGCGACGTTCGCACGATCAATACGCCGATCGACGACGGCGGATTCGCATTCCTGCAGCAGTGGACCGTGCTGGCCGACCACGCGCTGCGCGAGTTTGGCTGGGGCTGGCTGGCGCTGGCGGTGCTCGGGTGGGTGGTGCTGGCGCGACAACGGGCGCGCCTGGCCGTCTGGGTTGCCTGGACCGGACTGGTGACCATCTGGTTCGCCTTGGCCTCCATGCCGATGTTCGATGGCGTGCGGTATTTCGCGGTGATCTATGCGCTGCTGGCGATCTGTCTGGCGGTGGCCGTCGGCTGGTTGCTGCGATGGGTGGAGCCGACCGTCAAGCGCTTCGCGCCGGCATTTGCGCGCTCTGCCGTGCTTGCCGCCGGCCTTCTGGTCGTCCTTGCCGCCGGCTTGCGGGTCCAGCAGCAGTTCGCCGGCGAGGCGCGCAGCCATATCGTGGAGTTGCGCGAAGAAGCTGAGAAGCAGTCCGACGTCGGCCTTGGCCTCATGCGCCGGATGGCGCCGGGCAGTGTCTATATGACCGACTGGACATCGTCCTGGTATACGCGATACGCGGCCATTCGCGAGGACGACCGCGGCATCCGCATCCAGACGGCGGACTACTGGCGGATGGGATTCGACGACGCGGCTGAGATTCTGGCCAGCGGTCGACGTCTCTATCTGCAGCGCACGTCGCCGGAATATGAGGCTGCCTACACGGTGGAGCCGCGCTGGGGCGTGATCTACGAGGTGCTGCCGGCGAAATCCTAA
- a CDS encoding DUF2723 domain-containing protein, whose protein sequence is MWHSPSAWPATGETVFRRLLRTPLFVPAVILGGVLTAFYGLSAVTNVAGGDWGQFQTFGYIGGIPHPPGYPLLTGSINAAVRVARFAEPAHVANIVNALYAIAAGVTLFVATAVLTRSRLAGLLATVVFTTGYSVWAQATQAGTMSLQTLIVVLLIGALIAYDERPSVMRLAAVGFVTGLSFTNHGVSVFMLPATVAFVAFRRFPGIARPRSLAALAGAVAVGLLPWLYVLRALVTPVPMRYPRNIERLSVEDFLRLVFDQPLRLVGEAETVNTPIDGGFVTFLENWPLLANDMMRELGWGWLALAAVGWAVLARQRARLAAWIAWTGLTTIWFILASYPFFDSARYFAVIYALLAVCLAVAAGWLLRRAEPTVRRFAPSWARYAVLAAGVVVLAAGLRVQQQFTGEARDNIVQLRENAAEQAMIGIGIMRQMAPDSIYLTNWTSSWYARYAAFREGHRGIRIRTADYYTMGFDQAADILASGRRLYIQRSTPEYEAAYTVEPRWGVIYEVLPAEPSKSGG, encoded by the coding sequence GTGTGGCATTCTCCGAGCGCTTGGCCGGCGACGGGGGAGACGGTGTTTCGGCGACTGCTGCGAACGCCGCTTTTCGTTCCGGCGGTCATCCTGGGCGGGGTGCTGACGGCGTTCTATGGGCTCAGTGCCGTCACCAATGTGGCCGGGGGTGACTGGGGCCAGTTCCAGACCTTCGGCTATATCGGCGGCATCCCGCACCCGCCGGGCTATCCGCTGCTGACGGGCAGTATTAATGCCGCGGTCCGGGTCGCGCGGTTTGCCGAGCCGGCCCACGTGGCCAACATCGTCAATGCCCTGTACGCCATCGCCGCGGGCGTGACGCTGTTCGTGGCGACGGCGGTTCTCACTCGCTCGCGGTTGGCCGGCCTGCTGGCCACGGTCGTCTTCACGACTGGCTACAGCGTCTGGGCGCAGGCGACGCAGGCGGGGACGATGAGCCTGCAAACGCTGATCGTGGTCCTGCTCATCGGCGCGTTGATCGCATATGACGAGCGGCCCTCGGTGATGCGCCTGGCCGCCGTGGGATTCGTGACGGGACTGTCGTTCACCAATCACGGCGTCAGCGTTTTCATGCTGCCGGCCACGGTCGCATTCGTGGCCTTCCGGCGCTTTCCGGGCATCGCCCGCCCGCGGTCGCTGGCGGCGCTTGCGGGCGCCGTGGCCGTTGGGCTGCTCCCGTGGCTCTACGTCTTGCGGGCGTTGGTCACTCCAGTTCCCATGAGGTATCCCAGAAACATCGAGCGCCTCTCCGTCGAAGACTTCTTGCGCTTGGTCTTTGACCAGCCGCTCAGGCTGGTGGGCGAGGCCGAGACGGTGAACACCCCCATCGACGGCGGGTTCGTGACCTTCCTGGAGAATTGGCCTCTGCTGGCGAACGACATGATGCGCGAGCTGGGTTGGGGGTGGCTGGCGCTGGCGGCGGTGGGGTGGGCGGTGCTGGCCCGCCAGCGCGCGCGCTTGGCCGCCTGGATTGCCTGGACCGGCCTGACGACGATCTGGTTCATCTTGGCCTCATACCCGTTCTTTGACAGCGCCCGGTACTTCGCGGTGATCTATGCCCTGCTGGCGGTGTGTCTGGCGGTGGCCGCCGGCTGGCTGCTGCGACGGGCTGAACCGACGGTGCGACGCTTCGCGCCGTCATGGGCGCGTTATGCCGTGCTGGCCGCTGGAGTGGTGGTGCTTGCCGCCGGTCTGCGGGTGCAGCAGCAATTCACCGGTGAGGCGCGCGACAACATCGTGCAGCTGCGTGAGAACGCGGCGGAGCAGGCCATGATCGGCATCGGCATCATGCGGCAGATGGCGCCCGACAGCATCTATCTGACGAACTGGACCTCGTCCTGGTATGCACGCTACGCGGCCTTCCGCGAGGGCCACCGAGGCATTCGCATCCGAACGGCGGACTACTACACGATGGGATTCGATCAGGCGGCCGACATCCTGGCCAGCGGTCGGCGCCTTTATATCCAGCGCTCGACGCCCGAATACGAGGCCGCCTACACCGTCGAGCCGCGCTGGGGCGTGATCTACGAGGTGCTGCCGGCGGAGCCGTCGAAGAGCGGGGGCTGA